Proteins from one Longimicrobium sp. genomic window:
- a CDS encoding AAA family ATPase, with translation MADRVTFFVGENGTGKSTLLEAIAIAAGIRGLGSEHPELDTTLAPQRALASHLRLTWSARSSRGFFLRAEDFFGYLRRQARDDARIRRERAELGLDAPPPDRTDDWRSGEHPDESAAVEFIGRYDSRSHGESFLDVFGQRTRSKGLYLLDEPEAPLSPQRQLSLIRLLADAVDQGAQFIIATHSPILLSFPGAKILSFDSAPVTEVAYADLEHVALTRAFLNAPELYLQRLLAKGDE, from the coding sequence ATGGCGGATCGCGTGACGTTCTTCGTGGGGGAGAACGGGACGGGAAAATCAACTCTTTTGGAGGCGATCGCGATCGCAGCCGGTATTCGCGGATTGGGGTCGGAGCACCCGGAGCTAGACACCACGCTCGCGCCACAGCGCGCACTCGCCAGCCATTTGCGACTCACCTGGTCGGCGCGGAGCAGCCGGGGGTTCTTTCTACGTGCGGAGGATTTCTTCGGGTACCTGCGCCGCCAGGCTCGGGATGACGCACGGATCCGGCGGGAGAGAGCGGAACTCGGGCTCGACGCTCCACCCCCTGATCGCACCGACGATTGGCGCTCGGGGGAACACCCCGACGAGTCCGCAGCGGTCGAGTTCATCGGACGCTACGACAGCCGCTCGCATGGCGAGAGCTTCCTTGACGTGTTTGGGCAACGGACTCGGAGCAAGGGCCTGTATCTCCTCGACGAACCGGAAGCCCCGCTCTCTCCGCAGCGTCAACTCTCGCTGATCCGCCTTCTGGCCGATGCAGTCGATCAGGGTGCGCAGTTCATCATCGCGACGCACTCTCCGATCCTGCTCTCATTCCCTGGCGCGAAAATTTTGAGCTTCGACTCCGCGCCGGTCACCGAGGTAGCATATGCGGACCTCGAGCACGTCGCGCTGACCCGTGCCTTCCTGAATGCGCCGGAGCTCTACCTGCAGCGGCTACTGGCCAAGGGCGACGAGTGA
- the nusA gene encoding transcription termination factor NusA, with protein sequence MNNATQVLAAFREMTANKAISRDELYDLIKDGILAALAKRYGPNVEAEIEIDEATGKIGITVLKEVVAEVQDASREILLEEARWDDPEFEVGDILEVPVEFAQFGRNAVMAAKQRILQRVREGERQKIRDEYEHRVGELLSGEVQQVERGKMVLLLNRSRDADAIVPWKEQNPRERFRQGEPIRAVLKKVEETPKGPRLILSRADPLFVAALFKLEVPEITQGIVEIRGAAREVGFRSKIAVSSRDESIDPVGACVGLKGSRVRAVVQELGGERIDIVPWHPDPETYAKRALAPARVAKVISDYEARTMTAIVDEDQLSLAIGRNGQNVRLASQLIGWQIDLFGSREWLERGAERALFGGGDEAEYESTDFALRDLDLAPATLAALEAAGYNTFFDIIDLEREDFLRIPAIGAAEADRLVSEIERLTVEDEDEATGGYEDGTGEAFPGSDEGNDGGGEAWTEDGEGAPDLTSGAEPENLPHSD encoded by the coding sequence ATGAACAACGCAACGCAGGTGCTCGCGGCCTTCCGCGAGATGACGGCCAACAAGGCCATCTCGCGCGACGAGCTGTACGACCTGATCAAGGACGGCATTCTCGCCGCCCTGGCCAAGCGCTACGGCCCCAACGTCGAGGCCGAAATCGAAATCGACGAAGCCACCGGCAAGATCGGCATCACCGTCCTCAAGGAGGTGGTGGCCGAGGTGCAGGACGCGTCGCGCGAAATCCTGCTCGAAGAGGCGCGCTGGGACGACCCCGAGTTCGAGGTGGGCGACATCCTGGAGGTGCCCGTGGAGTTCGCCCAGTTCGGGCGCAACGCCGTGATGGCCGCCAAGCAGCGCATTTTGCAGCGCGTTCGCGAGGGCGAGCGGCAGAAGATCCGCGACGAGTACGAGCACCGCGTGGGCGAGCTGCTTTCCGGCGAGGTGCAGCAGGTGGAGCGTGGCAAGATGGTGCTGCTGCTCAACCGCAGCCGCGACGCCGACGCCATCGTCCCGTGGAAGGAGCAGAACCCCCGCGAGCGGTTCCGCCAGGGCGAGCCCATCCGCGCCGTGCTCAAGAAGGTCGAGGAAACGCCCAAGGGCCCGCGCCTGATCCTGTCGCGCGCCGACCCGCTGTTCGTGGCCGCGCTCTTCAAGCTGGAAGTGCCCGAGATCACACAGGGGATCGTGGAGATCCGCGGCGCCGCCCGCGAAGTGGGCTTCCGCAGCAAGATCGCCGTCAGCTCGCGCGACGAGAGCATCGATCCCGTGGGCGCCTGCGTGGGCCTCAAGGGAAGCCGCGTCCGCGCGGTGGTGCAGGAGCTGGGCGGCGAGCGCATCGACATCGTGCCCTGGCACCCGGACCCCGAGACGTACGCCAAGCGCGCGTTGGCCCCGGCCCGCGTGGCCAAGGTGATCTCGGACTACGAGGCCCGCACCATGACGGCCATCGTCGACGAAGACCAGCTGTCGCTGGCCATCGGGCGCAACGGCCAGAACGTGCGCCTGGCCAGCCAGTTGATCGGCTGGCAGATCGACCTGTTCGGCTCGCGCGAGTGGCTGGAGCGGGGCGCCGAGCGCGCCCTGTTCGGCGGCGGCGACGAGGCCGAGTACGAGAGCACCGACTTCGCCCTGCGCGACCTGGACCTGGCACCCGCCACGCTGGCGGCGCTGGAGGCGGCCGGCTACAACACCTTCTTCGACATCATCGACCTGGAGCGCGAGGACTTCCTGCGCATCCCGGCCATCGGCGCCGCCGAGGCGGACCGCCTGGTGTCGGAAATCGAGCGGCTGACGGTGGAAGACGAGGACGAGGCCACCGGCGGGTACGAGGACGGCACGGGCGAAGCGTTCCCGGGCTCGGACGAGGGGAACGATGGCGGGGGCGAGGCCTGGACCGAGGACGGAGAAGGTGCGCCGGACTTGACTTCGGGCGCGGAACCGGAGAATTTGCCGCATTCCGACTGA
- the rimP gene encoding ribosome maturation factor RimP produces MADETLAAEMAQRVEELGYEMVELEQAGSRARPILRLSIDRPDSKPGEPAVSLDDCSRVSRALEPWLDQREGLSDRYVIEVSSPGVERPLTKPRDWDRFAGAEVAIKTRVPVEGRGKKVQGTLVGLRDGERVALQVDGDEVEIPLGEIERGNLVFRWERGQKR; encoded by the coding sequence GTGGCGGACGAAACCCTTGCCGCGGAGATGGCCCAGCGCGTCGAAGAGCTGGGCTACGAGATGGTGGAGCTGGAGCAGGCCGGAAGTCGCGCGCGGCCCATCCTGCGCCTTTCCATCGACCGCCCCGACAGCAAGCCCGGCGAGCCCGCCGTAAGCCTGGACGACTGCAGCCGCGTCAGCCGCGCGCTGGAGCCCTGGCTGGACCAGCGCGAAGGGCTCTCCGACCGCTACGTGATCGAGGTTTCCTCGCCCGGCGTGGAGCGCCCGCTGACGAAGCCCCGCGACTGGGACCGCTTCGCCGGGGCCGAGGTGGCGATCAAGACGCGCGTGCCGGTCGAAGGGCGCGGCAAGAAGGTGCAGGGAACGCTGGTCGGGCTGCGCGACGGAGAGCGCGTGGCCCTGCAGGTGGACGGCGACGAGGTGGAAATCCCGCTCGGCGAGATCGAACGGGGGAACCTGGTCTTCCGGTGGGAGCGCGGCCAGAAGCGCTGA
- a CDS encoding L7Ae/L30e/S12e/Gadd45 family ribosomal protein, with protein sequence MGLAARARKLVFGTDMARGAARDGSLAAALVAADASPTQSKKLVPLLQARGIPYAVCLTRADIGAAIGRGPVSAVGFTDKSFARRALELAGSPPQVQERAGGEPY encoded by the coding sequence ATGGGGTTGGCCGCGCGCGCCCGAAAGCTGGTGTTCGGCACCGACATGGCCCGCGGGGCCGCCCGCGACGGGTCGCTGGCCGCCGCGCTGGTGGCGGCCGACGCGTCGCCCACGCAGAGCAAGAAGCTGGTTCCGCTGCTGCAGGCCCGCGGCATACCCTACGCCGTCTGCCTTACGAGAGCCGACATCGGCGCCGCCATCGGGCGGGGGCCGGTTTCGGCCGTTGGATTCACTGACAAGAGTTTTGCGCGCCGTGCCCTGGAGTTGGCGGGCAGTCCGCCACAGGTGCAGGAACGAGCTGGAGGAGAGCCGTACTGA
- a CDS encoding polyphenol oxidase family protein produces MAASVDVRVVAEELVPGDVPLWVHPEWRPRFPWLVQGTTGRGSAEEPFDLGLSSAQPVGTVLGRWRKLLEATGMETVAHARQVHAADLWIHREAGAPGIVVMDGFDGHVTDRRGLLVTASVADCVPVFVVDPASFVVAMVHSGWRGTAAGIVERAVNRVVESWQSDPARLYVHCGPAICGECYEVGAEVHAGVRPDADPPAGPTCINLRAAIAERVMAMGVPAAHVTVSAHCTRCGEPNFFSHRGGSPARQMGVLGMRALD; encoded by the coding sequence GTGGCGGCTTCCGTGGACGTGCGCGTCGTCGCCGAGGAGCTCGTTCCCGGTGACGTGCCGCTGTGGGTGCATCCGGAGTGGCGCCCACGGTTTCCCTGGCTGGTGCAGGGCACCACGGGGCGGGGAAGCGCGGAGGAGCCGTTCGACCTGGGCCTGTCGAGCGCGCAGCCCGTGGGCACGGTGCTCGGGCGGTGGCGGAAGCTGCTGGAGGCCACGGGGATGGAGACGGTGGCGCACGCCCGCCAGGTGCATGCGGCGGACCTGTGGATTCACCGCGAGGCCGGCGCGCCGGGGATCGTGGTGATGGACGGCTTCGACGGGCACGTCACCGACCGCCGCGGGCTGCTGGTGACGGCCAGCGTGGCCGACTGCGTTCCCGTGTTCGTGGTGGACCCCGCCTCGTTCGTGGTGGCGATGGTCCACTCGGGATGGCGGGGAACGGCGGCCGGCATCGTGGAGCGCGCCGTAAACCGCGTGGTGGAAAGCTGGCAGTCGGACCCGGCGCGGCTGTACGTGCACTGCGGCCCGGCCATCTGCGGAGAATGCTACGAGGTGGGCGCCGAGGTGCACGCGGGCGTCCGTCCCGACGCCGATCCTCCCGCGGGACCGACCTGCATCAACCTGCGCGCGGCCATCGCGGAGCGCGTCATGGCCATGGGCGTGCCGGCCGCGCACGTGACCGTGTCCGCGCACTGCACCCGCTGCGGCGAGCCCAACTTCTTTTCGCACCGTGGCGGGTCGCCCGCTCGGCAGATGGGCGTCCTTGGCATGCGCGCCCTCGACTGA
- a CDS encoding DUF4062 domain-containing protein has protein sequence MQKSMEYESRPVSQVMVSSTFTDLLEHRAALIAAIHQHKLHANVMENDSARLVDVIDSSLQMVRDSAAYIGVISLKYGQTPECPKRNPGKLSITELEFNEAQDLGRPILLFIMGEDHQGKQSDFENDVEKKQKLNAFRERAKKHAPGSKVNRVYATFNSLQEFKDELGSSLAELSKHLASPEGHNEQELRDGTTLGPIPTPPALYAAPDYIGRHTFIGRTAQLKTLSEWAQPSNPSSVLLFEAIGGNGKSMLTWEWTTQHATADRADWAGRFWYSFYEKGAVMRAFCQHALAYMTQQPLEVFEKKNTAEMRIELLALLRRQPWLLILDGLERVLVAYHRIDATEVPDEEVNRPTDKVLDRNPCDAIRDEDTDLLRALAAAAPSKILISSRLTPRALLNQAGIPLPGVKPLSLPGLDQADAEELLRSSGIQGTSPDIRYYLTNYCGNHPLVIAVLAGLINSPGPHRGNFDSWAADPEYGAKLNLASLDLIQSRNHILRAAMEALGPPSRQLLSIVALLSNAVDYETVAAFNPHLPQEPKEVKKPVPPEQHWRWGASTDEEKDKLRQQHEAAFAERKAYESAMQVWRDSEAVRKAPNKLGETLQDLEDRGLLQYDPRTRRYDLHPVVRGVAAGGMKAEDKQGYGQRVVDHYSSQRHNPYEQAKTMEDVETGLNVVRTLLKLGRYQQAADAYVGGGILAALLFNLEAHVEALSLLRHFFPASWDQMPKNVDAARAVGLASSAAIFLNYCGEYQQAVCVGGGALRLSLETENWTGVDAFLLIISVALSEQGLLAKRSRVNRLSLAFATVREDDEAIFTARLFLFNSQSRNGQWQEAEATWSLLDGMGRGWSRASYRQGSAEFSFAKFQFWQGTLHEDHLTAASTLAENDGNRTGLRYLHQLGGSWRLENGEWTLAAANFALALIMARERHLGDDDSETGLALAKFHLHQLTGADARSEAERLAQLRHPAHRYLALFWQAIGDRDQAKHHALAAFRQAWGDGEPYVDRYELTKSTGLLNELGVPLPDLPPYDPAKDDPFPWEAEVRAAIDKLSAEKENRAEKP, from the coding sequence ATGCAAAAATCCATGGAATACGAGTCGCGTCCCGTCTCACAGGTGATGGTGTCCAGCACCTTCACTGATTTGCTCGAGCATCGCGCGGCGCTCATCGCTGCGATCCACCAGCACAAGCTTCACGCCAATGTCATGGAGAACGACTCGGCAAGGCTTGTGGACGTGATCGACTCTTCTCTGCAGATGGTACGAGACAGTGCCGCTTACATAGGTGTCATCAGCCTCAAATATGGCCAGACCCCTGAATGTCCGAAGCGCAACCCTGGCAAGCTCTCAATCACAGAACTGGAATTCAACGAAGCGCAGGATCTCGGTCGTCCGATCCTTCTCTTCATCATGGGCGAAGACCATCAGGGGAAACAGTCAGACTTCGAAAACGATGTGGAGAAGAAGCAGAAGCTGAACGCTTTCCGGGAGCGAGCAAAAAAGCACGCTCCCGGATCGAAAGTGAACCGGGTTTATGCGACGTTTAACAGCCTCCAGGAATTCAAAGACGAGCTCGGTTCATCGCTCGCCGAGTTGAGCAAGCATCTCGCGTCTCCGGAAGGGCACAACGAGCAGGAGCTCAGGGACGGCACCACGCTTGGGCCCATCCCCACCCCTCCCGCGTTGTACGCCGCGCCGGACTACATTGGCCGCCACACCTTCATCGGGCGTACGGCGCAGCTCAAGACGCTGAGCGAGTGGGCGCAACCCTCCAATCCCTCCAGTGTCTTGCTCTTTGAAGCCATTGGCGGCAATGGCAAGAGCATGTTGACGTGGGAGTGGACGACGCAGCACGCGACGGCCGACCGCGCCGACTGGGCCGGGCGCTTCTGGTATTCCTTCTATGAGAAAGGCGCCGTTATGCGCGCCTTCTGCCAGCACGCGCTCGCTTACATGACGCAGCAGCCGCTGGAGGTCTTCGAGAAAAAAAACACGGCCGAGATGCGTATCGAACTCCTGGCCCTTCTCCGCCGACAGCCTTGGCTACTCATCCTGGATGGCTTGGAGCGTGTGCTCGTGGCCTACCATCGCATCGATGCCACCGAGGTGCCTGATGAAGAGGTGAACCGGCCCACCGACAAGGTCCTAGACCGCAATCCATGCGATGCGATTCGTGATGAGGACACGGACCTCCTCCGCGCGCTCGCCGCCGCCGCTCCGTCGAAGATCCTCATCAGTTCCAGGCTCACCCCGCGGGCGTTGCTGAACCAAGCGGGTATCCCTCTCCCGGGTGTGAAGCCGCTTTCGCTGCCCGGGCTGGACCAGGCGGATGCGGAGGAACTGCTCCGCTCCAGCGGCATTCAGGGCACCTCCCCAGACATCCGCTACTACCTCACGAACTATTGCGGGAACCACCCGCTCGTCATCGCCGTCCTTGCGGGGCTTATCAATTCGCCCGGGCCGCACCGGGGCAACTTCGACAGCTGGGCTGCCGATCCGGAGTACGGAGCGAAGCTGAACCTCGCCAGTCTGGATCTCATCCAGAGCCGCAACCACATCCTGCGCGCCGCGATGGAGGCGCTGGGGCCTCCCAGCCGTCAGCTTCTCTCCATCGTCGCGTTGCTGAGCAACGCCGTGGACTATGAGACGGTCGCTGCCTTCAACCCGCACCTCCCGCAGGAGCCAAAGGAAGTGAAGAAGCCAGTCCCGCCAGAGCAACACTGGCGTTGGGGCGCTAGTACTGACGAGGAGAAGGACAAGCTGCGCCAACAACACGAAGCCGCTTTCGCCGAACGGAAAGCCTACGAGTCCGCGATGCAGGTGTGGCGCGACTCGGAAGCCGTTCGCAAAGCACCCAATAAACTGGGCGAAACCCTTCAGGATCTCGAAGATCGAGGGCTGCTGCAGTACGATCCCCGCACGAGGCGGTATGACTTGCATCCGGTTGTGCGCGGCGTCGCTGCCGGAGGCATGAAGGCCGAGGACAAACAAGGCTACGGCCAGCGCGTGGTGGACCATTACTCCTCGCAGCGGCACAATCCTTATGAGCAGGCCAAGACGATGGAGGATGTGGAGACCGGCCTGAATGTCGTCCGCACCTTGTTAAAGCTCGGCCGCTATCAACAGGCGGCAGATGCCTACGTGGGTGGTGGTATCTTAGCCGCACTCTTATTCAATCTCGAAGCCCATGTGGAAGCTCTCTCGCTACTACGCCACTTTTTCCCAGCATCCTGGGATCAAATGCCGAAGAATGTGGACGCTGCGCGTGCGGTCGGTCTTGCGAGTTCCGCCGCGATATTCCTGAACTACTGCGGCGAGTACCAACAAGCCGTCTGTGTAGGTGGAGGCGCACTTCGCTTAAGCCTAGAGACAGAAAACTGGACCGGAGTAGACGCCTTTCTCCTCATCATCTCCGTGGCTCTCTCCGAGCAGGGTCTGTTGGCCAAACGCAGCCGCGTGAATCGCCTCTCCCTTGCTTTCGCCACGGTCCGGGAGGATGACGAAGCGATCTTCACCGCTCGGTTATTCCTGTTTAACAGTCAGTCCCGCAATGGCCAGTGGCAGGAGGCGGAGGCAACTTGGTCGCTGCTGGACGGCATGGGACGTGGGTGGTCTCGGGCATCATATCGGCAGGGCAGCGCGGAGTTTTCATTTGCGAAATTTCAATTCTGGCAGGGTACTTTGCACGAGGATCACCTGACTGCTGCCTCCACTCTCGCGGAGAATGACGGCAACCGCACCGGCCTCCGTTATCTCCACCAACTGGGTGGCTCCTGGCGGCTGGAGAACGGCGAATGGACGCTAGCGGCCGCTAATTTCGCCCTAGCCCTGATCATGGCCCGTGAACGCCACCTGGGTGATGACGATTCCGAGACTGGACTCGCCTTGGCCAAGTTCCACCTCCATCAACTCACTGGCGCCGACGCCCGCAGTGAAGCCGAGCGCCTCGCCCAACTGCGCCACCCCGCGCATCGGTACCTGGCCCTGTTCTGGCAGGCCATCGGCGACCGCGATCAAGCGAAGCACCACGCCCTTGCTGCCTTCAGGCAGGCCTGGGGCGACGGCGAGCCATATGTTGACCGCTATGAACTAACAAAGAGCACCGGACTGCTGAACGAGTTGGGAGTTCCGCTCCCGGATCTCCCGCCCTACGATCCCGCCAAGGACGACCCCTTCCCGTGGGAAGCTGAGGTCCGTGCCGCTATCGACAAACTTAGCGCCGAGAAAGAAAACCGAGCAGAAAAACCCTAA